Genomic segment of Yoonia sp. R2331:
TGTCAGCTATGCGATGGCCTGCGCGCTGGGGCTGTTGCTCGCACTTGGGGCCTTGTCCAAATCCTTGATTCTCCGGCAGATTTGCCGGTTCTATGTCGAGGTGATGCGCGGCATTCCGATCATTGTGCTGCTGCTTTACGTGGCCTTTGTGCTGGCGCCCGCGATGGTGATTTCATGGAACTGGCTGGCGCAGGGGCTGGGGTTTGAAGGGATCCGCACGCGTGACTTTTCGCTGCTGTGGCGGGCGATCATTGCGCTGACGTTGGCCTATGCGTCGTTTCTGGCAGAGGTCTTTCGCGCTGGATTGCAGTCCGTAGACGCAGGCCAGATCGAGGCGGCAGAGGCGCTGGGGCTCAGCCGGTGGCAACGGTTTCGGTTTATCGTCTTCCCGCAAGCGTTGCGGACAATCCTGCCGCCGTTGGGCAATGATTTCGTGGCAATGGTCAAGGATTCGTCCTTGGTCAGCGTGCTGGGCGTGACCGACATTACACAACTCGGGAAGGTCACGGCGGCGGGCAATTTCCGGTATTTTGAAACCTATAACGTGGTGGCGCTGGTCTATCTGACAATGACGATCGGTCTGTCGCTGTTGCTGCGGCGGTTCGAGGCACGGATGCGGCAGCGATAACCGCACCAGCGGGATTTGGATATTTTTTGGCCAGAAGAAGCAGGGGGTTCTGGCAAGTCAGGCAGCGCGGTCCTAGGTTGTGGGCAAAGGAGATTTGCCATGACCAATCCGCTGCTGACTGACTGGGACACGCCGTTTGGGCTGCCCCCATTTGACAAGATCTCTGACGATGATTTTGCGCCTGCTGTGGACGCGGCGTTGGATGAGGCGCGGGCAAATTTGAAGGCGATCACCGAGAACGCTGAAGCGCCGACATTTGCCAATACGATTGAAGCGCTTGAGTTGTCCGAGGACACCTTGGGCCGGGTCTTGGGCGTGTTTTATGGCATCGCGGGTGCAGATTCGAACGCCGCGCGCGAGGCGTTGCAGCGGGACTTTGCACCCAAGCTAAGCGCCTATGGATCAGAGGTGACCGAGAACAAGGCGCTGTTTGCGCGGATTGAGGCGATCTGGGAGGCGCGTGAGAGCCTTGATCTGACGGATGAACAACAACGAGTGCTGATGCTGACCCGGCGCGGGTTCGTGCGGGCCGGTGCGCAGTTGGAAGGGGACGCGGCAAAGGAATTGCGCGCGGTCAAGTCGCGCCTGTCTGTGCTGGGCACAGAGTTTACGCAGAACCTGCTGGCGGATGAACGCGACTGGCACATGGTGCTGGACAAGGACGGGTTGGAAGGACTGCCGGATTTTGTCGTGGCCACAGCGCGCGGCGCAGGCAAGGAATTGGATGCAGACGGGCCGGTCGTAACGCTGTCGCGGTCGTTGATTGTGCCGTTCTTGCAATTCTCGTCCCGGCGGGACTTGCGCCAAAAGGCCTATGAGGCCTGGACAGCACGCGGGGCCAATGGCGGCAAGACCGACAACCGTGGCATCGCGGCGGAAACGCTGAAGCTGCGGCAAAGACGGGCCGAATTGTTGGGCTATGACAGCTTTGCCGATTTCAAGCTGGAAACCGAGATGGCGGGCACGCCCGGCGCGGTGCGCGATCTGTTGATGGAGGTCTGGAAACCGGCCAAAGCCGCCGCTGAAAGCGACGCCAAGGCGCTGGAGCGGATGCTGCATGCCGATGGCTGGGATGGCCCGTTAGAGCCTTGGGATTGGCGCTATTACTCCGAAAAGCGGCGTCAGGAATTGCATGATCTGGATGAGGCTGAATTGAAGCCTTACCTGCAATTGGACCGCATGATCGAGGCGTCATTTGCCTGTGCCAACCGGCTGTTCGGGTTGACGTTCAAGCCGCTGGATGGCCCTGTCTATCACCCCGATGTGCGGCTCTACGAAGTGACGCGCAACGGCGCGCATGTGGCTGTTTTCATTGGCGATTACTTTGCGCGACCCAGCAAACGGTCAGGGGCGTGGTGCATGGCGATGCGCAGCCAGCAGCGGCTCGCGGGTGAGGTGCGGCCCCATGTGGTGAATGTGTGCAACTTCGCCAAACCCGAAGAGGGGAAACCTGCGCTTTTGTCGTATGACGATGCGCGCACGCTGTTCCACGAGTTCGGCCATGCGCTGCACCAGATGCTGTCGGATGTGACTTATGAAAGTATCAGCGGGACATCTGTGGCGCGCGATTTTGTGGAACTGCCCAGCCAGCTTTATGAACACTGGCTGGAGGTGCCGCAGGTCTTGCAGGAATTTGCGACCCATGCCGACACAGGCGAGGCGATGCCGGACGAGATGTTGCAGCGCGTGCTGAAGGCCGCGACGTATGACATGGGGTTCCAAACGGTGGAATATGTCGCCAGCGCACTGGTCGATCTTGCGTTCCACGACGGCCCAGCACCTGCAGACCCGATGCAGAAACAGGCTGAGGTGCTGGAAGAGATCGGGATGCCCAATGCCATTCGCATGCGCCACGCCACGCCGCATTTTGCGCATGTGTTCGCAGGCGACGGCTATTCCAGTGGCTATTACAGCTACATGTGGTCCGAAGTCATGGACGCTGACGCCTTTGCCGCCTTTGAAGAGGCGGGCGACCCGTTTGATGCGGCTACTGCGATGAAGCTGGAACAGACGGTCCTGTCCTCTGGCGGGTCTGTCGATGCCGCAGAGCTTTATACCGCGTTCCGCGGGCGTCTGCCGGGGGTCGAGGCACTGTTGAAGGGCCGGGGGCTGGACGACGCAGCCTAGCGGGTGTCGTCGGGGTGCTTTTGCACGCCGACCGGATCCTTATGGATCAGCACGTCCGCGCGGGGATATCTCGCAATGATTGCCCGGCGCAAGGCGGCACCGATCGCATGGGCATCGTTGAGCGTTTGATCCCCGTTCAGCTCAATATGCAGGTTCACGAAAACGCGGCTGCCCGCGCGGCGGGTCTTGAGGTCGTGAAATCCATGCACACCGGGAAAGTTATGCGCAATCGCGGTGATGCCTGCGATCATCGCGGGGTCAGCTTGCCGGTCCATCAGCGCGTCCCAGGCTGTTTTGCCGATGCGGATGGCGCCGACTGCAAGCAGGGCAGCAGCGCCAAGGGCCACCACGCTGTCAACGCGGCCAAGACCAAGCGTGGCACTGGCCCAAAGTGCGATCAACGCACCGACGTTGGGGATCAGGTCGCCAAGATAGTGCAGTGAATCGGCGCGCACCACTGCGTTGCCGGTCTGCCGTGCCACGCGGCGTTGCCAGATCACCAGCCCAAGGGTGACAGCGATGGAAAAGACCATGACCGCCATGCCTTGTCCCTCTCGCTGGGGCAGGGTGACGGTGTCGTCTAGCAGGCGCAGCACGGCAGCCACAGCGATGACCCCGGCAGAGATCAGGATAAAAAGCGACTGGCCCAGGGCAGCAAGATCCTCGGCCGAGCTATGGCCGAAGTTGTGGTCGTCATCAGCGGGTTTGGCAGCATAAGCGATGGCTGCCAGCCCCCCCAGCGACATCATCAGATCCATCGCGCTGTCGGCCAGTGTTGCAGCCACGGCGAGCGACCCGGTCTGCCCCAGCGCCCAAAGCTTGGCAAGGACAAGCACAAGCGCCACTGAAACAGAGAGCACCCCGGCAGAGAGGTTCAATTTGGTGTCATGTTGCGCGGTCATGCCCGAGATTTAGCGGTTTGGGCGGGAAAGGTCAGTCTCTTTCTTCGCCCGGGAGCGTCCCCCAAAGCCCGTCTTGCGGTGCCCAGCCGCGATAGCCGGCGGCGGTGAGTTCGCACCAGCCTGCCGCGCAGCTGCCAAGGCGTGCGATCACGCCCGCCTCGAGCACGGCGCGTTCATGGGCTGTAGCATCCGGTTTGGCGCGCAGGGCGGTCATATCGGTGTCGATAATCACGGTGCGGACGCCCGACAACATGGTGTAGTGGACCCAGCCCCCCTGACCTTCGCGGTCGATGACGCGACGCCAGTGGCCGTATTCGGCGATCACCTGCAATGGCATGCTCTTGCGGCGAAAGACCCAGTCGATCCGGTGCGACAGCGACGGGCCGCGCCGCACGTTGCTTTCCTGCGCCTTGAGGCTGACAAAGCGCGGCAGGGGCAGGTTGGTTTCCGGCCCGAAAAGTGGTGCAGTTGCGGGGGCATTGGCGGCCTGGGTCGCCTCTTGCGCGTGTGCCACAGGGGCCAGCAGCAGCATCACCAGAAGAAGCCGTTGAATTGTCATGGGACCGCCTGTCACTTACCGCACCTGCCGCGCGTGATCGTTCTTGTGTCACGCGTCGGTTATCTGGCAACCTGACAGCAGTTGCGTGATTTGCAAAGCATCTGGGAGGTGCCAATGCCGGGGAAAAAGCTGAGTGTTGTTGTGACGCGACGGTTGCCCGAGGTTGTTGAGACCCGGATGAAAGAGCTGTTTGATGTGACCTTGCGCGAAGATGATGCGCCGTTGTCGGACACGGCGCTGGCCGCGGCATTGGCGGATGCGGATATCTTGGTGCCGACGATCACCGATCAGATTGATGCCAAGATGCTGGCGCAAGCCGGTGAGCGGTTGAAGCTGATCGCCAATTACGGGGCAGGGGTCGACAATATTGACGTAGCCACGGCCCGGCAGCGCGGCATTCTGGTGTCCAATACCCCCGGTGTGACCACGGACGACACTGCCGATATGACCATGGCACTGATGTTGGGTGTGATCCGGCGGGTGCCAGAGGGCGTGGCGCTAGCGCAGTCGGGCGATTGGCCCGGTTGGGCGCCCACAGCGATGATGGGCGGCAGGCTGGGCGGGCGGCGTCTGGGAATTTTGGGCATGGGCCGGATTGGGCAGGCAGTGGCGCGGCGGGCGGCAGCCTTTGGGATGCAAATCCACTACCACAACCGCAAACGCCTGCGCCCCGAGATCGAGGAGGCGCTAGAGGCCACCTATTGGGAGAGTCTTGATCAGATGGTGGCACGGATGGATGTGGTGTCGGTAAATTGCCCACATACGCCAAGCACCTTTCATCTTATGAATGCGCGGCGGTTGAAGCTGATGAAACCCGAGGCGGTGATTGTGAACACCTCGCGCGGAGAGGTGATTGACGAAAACGCGCTGACCCGGATGCTGCGCGCGGGCGAGATTGCGGGGGCAGGCCTCGATGTCTACGAGCGTGGGCATCAGATGAACCCGCGGCTGAAGGCGCAGCCCAATGTGATCCTGCTGCCGCACATGGGTTCGGCCACGCTGGAGGGGCGGATCGAGATGGGCGAGAAGGTGATCATCAACATCAAGACCTTTGCTGACGGGCATCGGCCGCCTGATCTGGTGGTGCCGGGGATGTTGTGACGGCGCGCGCCGCTGTTGGCCGCGATACGCGGCCAAGGCGCCCCGCCCACCGTCCCGGTCAGGTGATAGGCTAAGTGATGCGAGATGAGGTGGCGTAACGGCCTTTTTCGACGGATGGCTGTCTCACACAAATGTGCTGCGCGCGGCAGGTCATGCCGCGCGGAAACGTGCCGGA
This window contains:
- a CDS encoding amino acid ABC transporter permease, encoding MIPTSPNDDDFPWWLVAVLAIGAWMFFQVLTDEAYTKVLTTLSKGIRTTVFVALVSYAMACALGLLLALGALSKSLILRQICRFYVEVMRGIPIIVLLLYVAFVLAPAMVISWNWLAQGLGFEGIRTRDFSLLWRAIIALTLAYASFLAEVFRAGLQSVDAGQIEAAEALGLSRWQRFRFIVFPQALRTILPPLGNDFVAMVKDSSLVSVLGVTDITQLGKVTAAGNFRYFETYNVVALVYLTMTIGLSLLLRRFEARMRQR
- a CDS encoding M3 family metallopeptidase; the protein is MTNPLLTDWDTPFGLPPFDKISDDDFAPAVDAALDEARANLKAITENAEAPTFANTIEALELSEDTLGRVLGVFYGIAGADSNAAREALQRDFAPKLSAYGSEVTENKALFARIEAIWEARESLDLTDEQQRVLMLTRRGFVRAGAQLEGDAAKELRAVKSRLSVLGTEFTQNLLADERDWHMVLDKDGLEGLPDFVVATARGAGKELDADGPVVTLSRSLIVPFLQFSSRRDLRQKAYEAWTARGANGGKTDNRGIAAETLKLRQRRAELLGYDSFADFKLETEMAGTPGAVRDLLMEVWKPAKAAAESDAKALERMLHADGWDGPLEPWDWRYYSEKRRQELHDLDEAELKPYLQLDRMIEASFACANRLFGLTFKPLDGPVYHPDVRLYEVTRNGAHVAVFIGDYFARPSKRSGAWCMAMRSQQRLAGEVRPHVVNVCNFAKPEEGKPALLSYDDARTLFHEFGHALHQMLSDVTYESISGTSVARDFVELPSQLYEHWLEVPQVLQEFATHADTGEAMPDEMLQRVLKAATYDMGFQTVEYVASALVDLAFHDGPAPADPMQKQAEVLEEIGMPNAIRMRHATPHFAHVFAGDGYSSGYYSYMWSEVMDADAFAAFEEAGDPFDAATAMKLEQTVLSSGGSVDAAELYTAFRGRLPGVEALLKGRGLDDAA
- a CDS encoding cation diffusion facilitator family transporter, with translation MTAQHDTKLNLSAGVLSVSVALVLVLAKLWALGQTGSLAVAATLADSAMDLMMSLGGLAAIAYAAKPADDDHNFGHSSAEDLAALGQSLFILISAGVIAVAAVLRLLDDTVTLPQREGQGMAVMVFSIAVTLGLVIWQRRVARQTGNAVVRADSLHYLGDLIPNVGALIALWASATLGLGRVDSVVALGAAALLAVGAIRIGKTAWDALMDRQADPAMIAGITAIAHNFPGVHGFHDLKTRRAGSRVFVNLHIELNGDQTLNDAHAIGAALRRAIIARYPRADVLIHKDPVGVQKHPDDTR
- a CDS encoding SH3 domain-containing protein, translated to MTIQRLLLVMLLLAPVAHAQEATQAANAPATAPLFGPETNLPLPRFVSLKAQESNVRRGPSLSHRIDWVFRRKSMPLQVIAEYGHWRRVIDREGQGGWVHYTMLSGVRTVIIDTDMTALRAKPDATAHERAVLEAGVIARLGSCAAGWCELTAAGYRGWAPQDGLWGTLPGEERD
- a CDS encoding 2-hydroxyacid dehydrogenase gives rise to the protein MPGKKLSVVVTRRLPEVVETRMKELFDVTLREDDAPLSDTALAAALADADILVPTITDQIDAKMLAQAGERLKLIANYGAGVDNIDVATARQRGILVSNTPGVTTDDTADMTMALMLGVIRRVPEGVALAQSGDWPGWAPTAMMGGRLGGRRLGILGMGRIGQAVARRAAAFGMQIHYHNRKRLRPEIEEALEATYWESLDQMVARMDVVSVNCPHTPSTFHLMNARRLKLMKPEAVIVNTSRGEVIDENALTRMLRAGEIAGAGLDVYERGHQMNPRLKAQPNVILLPHMGSATLEGRIEMGEKVIINIKTFADGHRPPDLVVPGML